The Deltaproteobacteria bacterium genome window below encodes:
- a CDS encoding 4Fe-4S dicluster domain-containing protein, producing the protein MKVEDKLALNKFDVDRDVHITVNDVVCVECELKPCVSVCPAECYVIRENHMTFSYEGCLECGSCRIACPKGAIDWVYPRGGFGICYQYG; encoded by the coding sequence ATGAAAGTAGAAGACAAACTGGCTCTCAATAAGTTCGACGTGGACAGGGATGTTCATATCACGGTGAATGACGTCGTATGCGTTGAATGTGAACTGAAACCCTGTGTGAGCGTCTGCCCGGCCGAGTGTTATGTAATCAGAGAAAATCATATGACGTTTTCTTACGAGGGGTGCCTTGAGTGCGGCAGTTGCCGCATTGCGTGCCCAAAGGGTGCAATAGATTGGGTGTATCCGCGCGGAGGATTCGGCATCTGCTATCAATACGGTTAA
- a CDS encoding electron transfer flavoprotein subunit beta/FixA family protein → MEIIVCIKQVLDPDLPPAKFAIDSRMNRAIQPDGMPLVISPYDALAVEAALRIKENNTANITVLTVGDTSADVVVKKALAMGADKAVIISDEAFNESDGFATASILAKAIEKIGQYDLILCGRQAADWDVGMVGLVLAENLNVPVVTRAKEIRIRDGEVEVQRLTAGGYETYGGTLPMVVTVSSELGQARIPSGMGIIKAARQEIPVWSSADLAIDPSMAGASSARNSLVKLYVPSYERKCEMIEKEDVAEAAALLAERIAAIIQ, encoded by the coding sequence ATGGAGATCATTGTCTGCATCAAGCAAGTTCTGGATCCAGATCTGCCACCGGCAAAGTTTGCAATCGACAGTCGCATGAACAGGGCAATCCAGCCTGATGGTATGCCTCTGGTAATCAGTCCCTATGATGCCCTGGCAGTTGAGGCCGCACTGAGGATAAAGGAAAACAACACTGCCAATATAACAGTTCTGACGGTCGGTGATACGTCTGCTGACGTTGTTGTAAAAAAGGCTTTGGCAATGGGTGCGGATAAGGCCGTCATCATTTCTGACGAGGCTTTTAATGAATCTGATGGATTTGCTACAGCCTCTATTCTGGCAAAAGCCATAGAGAAAATAGGCCAGTACGATCTGATCCTCTGCGGTCGCCAGGCTGCTGACTGGGATGTGGGAATGGTAGGCCTTGTATTAGCGGAGAACCTCAATGTTCCTGTGGTTACAAGGGCAAAGGAGATCAGAATACGCGATGGAGAAGTGGAAGTTCAGAGATTAACCGCCGGCGGATATGAGACATACGGAGGCACCTTACCGATGGTGGTGACAGTCAGCAGTGAACTGGGACAGGCACGGATTCCTTCAGGGATGGGAATCATCAAGGCCGCGCGGCAGGAAATTCCGGTATGGAGCAGTGCTGATCTTGCTATCGACCCTTCAATGGCGGGGGCGAGTTCGGCACGGAACAGTCTCGTTAAACTGTATGTTCCTTCCTATGAGCGGAAGTGCGAGATGATTGAAAAGGAAGACGTTGCGGAAGCGGCCGCACTGCTGGCTGAGAGAATCGCCGCGATCATTCAGTAA